The sequence TCACCTCTAGCTGCCTGTGCAGATGAGTTTGGGGAATGCTTGTGGACCCGACCGTCATAAGCACTGTTTGAgacagcctggggagggggagcaaGCCCAGCCAGAGAGGCTGGCCCAGGCCCAAGCTGCCCGGAGCCGATCGCAGGATGTCCATTACAACCTAGAGGATAAAGGAGAGGGGGGCTCTGCGTGGCTGGAGCCCGGCAGGAGCTGAGGATGGACTGGAGAGGAGGAGCCCCGGAGGTGGGTCTCTGGGACACAGAGGGTGGTGGCCTCCTGCCCAGGAGGAGCTTGGGGACGAGGGCCGCTCCCCATTGGACCTGCCTCTCACAGAACAGGGCCAGGTAAGGGCTCCTCCCTCTTCAGCCTCCAGGAATGCGGTAGGTGGCCGCACCCTGCAAGGGTGAGCTGTTCCTACTCGCAGCAGAAGCTGCAGCCTTGCCGCCCAGCTTGGGTCTGGCTGAGACCCACTGGAGGCCTCTCACCAGGTGGGGGGCGGCAGGCCGAGTGTGGCTCGAGGTAGCAACTACGCACCTTGCTGTAGCAGTAAGAGGAGGGATCGGGGCCAGGCCAGTGGAAGTGGGGGCTGGCATCGCTCTGTCCCAGCTGCGCAGAACGTTCCTGCTGCTTCCCAGGAGACCAGGGCGTGAGTGCTGTTTTCTGGCCTTGGCCTGTGAAGGGGCAGCGTCAGAGGCAGCAGGTGGTGGATAGCAAAGGTGTGTGTCCCACCCCAGTCCTGACAGGCGGCCTTCTCTCCCGCAGACTCCTTTGTGAACAGCCAGGAGTGGACCCTGAGCCGTTCGGTGCCGGAGCTTAAAGTGGTGAGTGAGGCCCATGGGAGGCCCAGgcagcccaggggctgggggtgcggGCTGGAGTGGTGGGCCGGCGTTGCTTTCCCCGCTTCCAGTCCCCTCCGTCTCTAGGCTTGGTCTCTCCCGTCACCCCTCTCTTCCCTGTTTCTCTTTGCTCGCCCATCCGCAGCACTGGCCCCTCTCCTTGCTAACGTATCAGCCTTTCCTGCCCCGTGTCCTCCGTCCTGCCCTCTGACCGCAGCTCTCCTGCCTTCCTGTCCCGCAGGGCATTGTGGGGAACCTGTCTAGTGGCAAGTCGGCCCTGGTGCACCGCTATCTGACGGGGACCTATGTCCAGGAGGAGTCCCCAGAAGGTGAGCGTTACGGGCCGGCCTTAATGGCCGCCGTCCCTCCTTCCGGTTGTCTGTGCGGGGGCTGCAGCCCTTGGCTTTCTCAGCGCTCCCGTCTTCTCTGTTGGAAGCTGTGGACTTTTCTGCTTGGCCCCCGTGGGCTCGCTCTTCTGGTTTTGGGCCTGACCGTGAACTCTGTCCTAGGGGGTCGGTTTAAGAAGGAGATTGTGGTGGATGGCCAGAGTTACCTGCTGCTGATCCGAGATGAAGGAGGCCCCCCTGAGCTCCAGGTgatgcccctgcccccagccctggcctttGGTGCCCCTTTCTTGAGGTTCCCAGTTGGGACTGGGCAAGGTTGCGCGTGGGGAGAGGGGTACGCAGTTCGCCCGTGCCCAGGTGAGGGTGGTAATTGTGCTCGGTCCCCCCTAGTTTGCTGCCTGGGTGGACGCGGTGGTGTTTGTGTTCAGCCTGGAGGATGAAATCAGCTTCCAGACGGTGTACAACTACTTCCTGCGGCTCTGCAGCTTCCGCAACGCCAGCGAGGTGCCCATGGTGCTGGTGGGCACGCAGGGTGAGCGGGCCAGCAGGGGTGAGGCGGGGGCTCTGGGCCCCCAGGTGGCAGGCACGAGAAAGCCTGGCTGCCCCGTCCTCCTGGCGCTGGACCAGCCCTTTCGTGTTGCCCTAGAGCGGGCGCCTCCTCTTTGCCCCGTACGCACTGGGTCTTCCCCAGCTAAGATCCTGCCATCCGTGTGGTGGTCGTGTCCACATTTTGAGATGCATAAACAGAGTGTCTGGCTCGTTCCCACTCAGTGAGtcggtggcagagctggaacGAGGCCCAGACACCCGTATTCTCGTGCTCCGTGTCGTCCGCTGCCCGGGCTCTTTGCCCAGCCACCCTCTGACCGAACGGCCCACCGGCCAGCAGCCTCGGCTTCTCAGCAGGCTGAGTCAGACCCCACTCTCCCGTCTCCAACAGACGCCATCAGTGCCGCGAACCCGCGGGTCATCGACGACAGCAGGGCCCGCAAGCTGTCCACAGACTTGAAGCGCTGCACCTACTACGAGACGTGCGCCACCTACGGACTCAACGTGGAGCGCGTCTTCCAGGACGGTAACTCGGCGCCAGGGACGCTCCCCCAGAGGGGGTCAggcaggcgggggtggggtggggtggggtgggggggtggcggcTCTAAGCTGGGCTCCTCGCTCCTCCCCACATGGTTAATTGACTGtgctgtcccctgcagtggcccAGAAGGTAGTGGCCTTGCGGAAGAAGCAGCAGCTGGCCATCGGGCCCTGCAAGTCACTGCCCAACTCTCCCAGCCACTCGGCCGTGTCCGCTGCCTCCATCCCGTCCGTGCATATCAACCAGGTGCGGGcagcctccccccgccccccgccactgCACGCCCCGCCCGCCGCGGCCCTGCCTCCcattctgtctgtctgcctgcctgtcCCCACCTCGTCTGGTCTGCCGCCTTGCAGATGGTTTGAAAGCACTGGCTCGAGTTCCCTTAGCCTGCACGACTGGCCTGGCCTCCTCTGTACCCCGTGGTGACTGCCTTCCCGCTAGTTCCCGTCCCTGCTCGACACTCTCCTTGCCCCGCAGCTCTGCAGCAGCTGAGGCCGCCTAAGCATTTGCTCTGGTCACCCATGTTAGCGCTATCTCAGTGCCCGCTTCCCGTGCAGCCGTTCTCAGGAGGCTCTGAGCTGAGCTCATCCCTGCTGGCCCTCACCTGCTGGCCCTTCTCTCGGTGTTTGCGTTTAGAAGGGCAGCACTTACCCGCAAGGGCCAGTGGCATTTGTGACGTGTGGGGTAGTGGGGGTGTTCTGAGCCGGGTCCTGCCAGGGTTTCTCCTGTATTACCACTTGGACACCCGCCCACTTCCTGGGCCTACTGCCTGGTTGTTTTTTGGCCCTTGGCAGGCAGGCCAGTACTTGCATCTCCCCGCTCAGTCCCTCCTCGGCGGAAAGCCCTGGGCCATCACAGGTGTGCGCGCTGAGTGGTCAAGCCGACAGCCACTCCTTTACTTCTGCCAAGGGCCATCGTCTTTCTGAGGCCCCCTGGCCCACCAGTGTCCTGATGACAGCCTGATGACTTTTCCAGAGAGCCCTCCCTTTAGCACTTTAGACGGCGTCAGGGCTTCCCCTGTAAGCACTCCCCCGTGGAAGAAAGGAGGCACGGAAGGTCTTTCTTCACTGTCTCTGAGCGGCGCTGCCTCGGCTGCAGAACCAGCTGTGCACGGGGGCCCTGCCCACCGGGGGGCAGCAGCTCAGGTGTCTTGCTCCctttgtacgggttaggattcgagGAGGCTGCCAGGGCAGGACACGTTCTCTATTTAGTGATCATCCGATGGGCTGTTAGCGGGTGGCCTTGTCAAACTGCGTTTCCCGAGTCCTGGAGTGGACACTGCCGAGCACCTGCTGTCTCTCTGCGGAGATCCTCTGCCGCCGCTCCCTTACCTGCTGCTTCCTCTGGAGCAGTCTTAGCTTAGCTGTTCCGCTCTCTGCCCCGGCCCTCCTGTATCCTGTACCCTGTCACCCACACTGCCTAGAAGCAAACCTCATCCTCCCCTTGCACTCTGAGGCCCGCCCTGGCCTCCTGCAGCCTTGCTCTTTGTCACTGACTTGGGGAGCTCATCCGGGGTGACCTGCCACCTCGCGTCACACCCACCTGTGAGCCAAGACTCCACAGTTCGTTCTCTTCTGGCCTCTGTCACTGACTCCAACCTGCTAGCCTTTGCCTCCGATTCAGCTCCCGGGCTGACCCCGAATGGCCCCTGCTGGGGCCCTAGTGGGGCAGCCCAGTGTGGTGACCACCGGGTCCTGCTGGCCTCCAGGCCGTGCTTGGTACCACCTGTAGGAGCTAGTGGCCCCTCTGCTGCCCCACGAGCCCCCGGCCAGGTCTCCGCACCGCAGGCTTCCCAGCTCCTGCCTGCCACCCGCCCCTGCGCCCCTCCCGGAGCCGCCCTCAGCAGCCCTCTCTGTCCTTAGGCCACGAATGGCGGCAGCAGCGCTTTCAGCGACTACTCATCCtcagtcccctccacccccagcatcaGCCAGCGGGAGCTGCGCATCGAGACCATCGctgcctcctccacccccacACCCATCCGCAAGCAGTCCAAGCGGCGCTCCAACATCTTCACGGTACGTGcccgcccctcccgcctgccCGGCCGCCTTCACCAAACGGGCAGGGCcgagcccccagcccccggccagGAGGGAGCAGGCAGGACGATGCCACCTGCCGACCTCCATCCCCACTGACGCGCGCCTCTTCCGTCGGCTCCTTACCGGTGCCCCCCGTCCACACCCGACTCTTCCAGACTCTTCCTCCGAGCCCACGGGGCCGCCCTCAGCACATGCACACAGACCCTCCTCCCGgccgcacacacacaccctccctctccccgacCTCGTAGGGCTTCCTGGCCAGCTTGAGGGATCTCTGGACGCGTCTGCTCTAACTCTGAGGCACCCGTGATTCCGCAGTTGTGGACTGAGGCCCCGAGATTGTTTGCCTGAGGCTACAGGAAGCGTTTGCTGGCAGAGCTAGAATGAACAGGGCCCAGGCCTCGAGTCCACCTGCCCGCTCTTTTCATTCTCCCACGCTTCCCACCCGCTGCGCCATCAGCCTAACGAAGGCTTAGCTGTCTTTCCCCAGGCCTCCGTCTCCTGATTCCCTGCCTCGGTCCCCCCACaagctcttcctctccccctccccgcaGACCCCAGCCCCAGGGTCCCGTGTGCCTTCCGCCGTAGGGGCCCAGCCCGTCAGCTCTTAGGTGTCCTGAGCCTGCATCTGACACGCAGTGCCCATCCCCAAACTCACCGTCCAGCTGGGACTTGGCTGGACCATTCCGGGAGTCTTGGGTCAGACACAGGTGGGTGAGCTGCCCGTGTGGACTCTCAGGAGATCGCCCTGTCCTTCTGCGTCACTCCACCTGCCTCTTTCTGAGCATCAGGGCGTGGCTGTCAGTCCAGCCCACCAGGTCAGGCCCCGGCCAGGCTCTCAGGAACCCCGTCCACACAGAGCCAGTGCTCCCCAGGCCTCGCCCATTCATCCTCGCCTCCGCCTGCCTGGCGCACTTCTGCCCAGTCTGCCTGCCTCTGTCCGCCCCGTGCCTGCCTCGCGCCCTCCCCGGCCATGCTGACTGACCCCCTCCCTGCTGCCAGTTGCTACCGT is a genomic window of Delphinus delphis chromosome 9, mDelDel1.2, whole genome shotgun sequence containing:
- the AGAP3 gene encoding arf-GAP with GTPase, ANK repeat and PH domain-containing protein 3 isoform X8, translating into MNFQAGGGQSPQQQPSLAAPGGGGGGGAGGGGQFGGAGPGAGGGGGPSQQLAGGPPQQFALSNSAAIRAEIQRFESVHPNIYAIYDLIERIEDLALQNQIREHVISIEDSFVNSQEWTLSRSVPELKVGIVGNLSSGKSALVHRYLTGTYVQEESPEGGRFKKEIVVDGQSYLLLIRDEGGPPELQFAAWVDAVVFVFSLEDEISFQTVYNYFLRLCSFRNASEVPMVLVGTQDAISAANPRVIDDSRARKLSTDLKRCTYYETCATYGLNVERVFQDVAQKVVALRKKQQLAIGPCKSLPNSPSHSAVSAASIPSVHINQATNGGSSAFSDYSSSVPSTPSISQRELRIETIAASSTPTPIRKQSKRRSNIFTICATVSNFSSTKRPFQLLPN
- the AGAP3 gene encoding arf-GAP with GTPase, ANK repeat and PH domain-containing protein 3 isoform X9: MNFQAGGGQSPQQQPSLAAPGGGGGGGAGGGGQFGGAGPGAGGGGGPSQQLAGGPPQQFALSNSAAIRAEIQRFESVHPNIYAIYDLIERIEDLALQNQIREHVISIEDSFVNSQEWTLSRSVPELKVGIVGNLSSGKSALVHRYLTGTYVQEESPEGGRFKKEIVVDGQSYLLLIRDEGGPPELQFAAWVDAVVFVFSLEDEISFQTVYNYFLRLCSFRNASEVPMVLVGTQDAISAANPRVIDDSRARKLSTDLKRCTYYETCATYGLNVERVFQDVAQKVVALRKKQQLAIGPCKSLPNSPSHSAVSAASIPSVHINQICATVSNFSSTKRPFQLLPN